The following DNA comes from Bacillota bacterium.
CTTGTGGCCTTCTTCATCGCAGCGCTGTCCGTCGTGCTGCTCGCGAGCAGTCTGGCCCGAATGGTGCCGGCCCGAAGGCTCGGGGAGCGCGCCGGGACGCCCGGGAGGCGCAAGGAGGGCGGCTCCGGCGGCGCTGGTGCCGAACAGGCCCTGCCCGTCGCATGGAAGGTCGTCCTGCCCACTGCCGCGGCCATCGTCGCGTACGCCGCGCTCCTCGACCGCGTGGGGTTTTTCGCGACGACGTTTTTGTTCGTGCTTGGCTTCAGCTACGCGTTCGCCCGGTCGAAGCCGCTTCAGCTGCTGGTTGCCGCAGCGGGGTTTACCGCGGCGCTTTACGTGATATTCGTCGGGCTGTTCCGGGTCCCGGCTCCGCCCGGGATCGCAGGGTTCTGAGCGACTACAGCGGGGAAGGGGATGCCTCTCTGTGTGGGACGGGCTCGTGACGGCCATCCCCCACGTCTTTGAGTGGCAAAACGTGGCCGCCATGATCCTCGGTACCCTGGCGGGGATCGTATTCGGCGCCCTGCCGGGGCTGACGGCCACCATGGGCGTGGGGCTTTTGATTCCGTTCACCTTTACCCTTGACCCGCTGACCGGGCTTCTCGCTATGGCGGGCATGTACAACGGGGCGATCTACGGGGGCTCCGTTGCGGCCGTGCTGGTCGGGGTGCCGGGGACGCCCGCCTCAGTGGCCACGGTGTTTGACGGCCACGTGATGGCCCGCAAAGGGGAGGGCACGTACGCGCTGCAGGTGGCCGCGGTCTCTTCGGCGATGGGTGGGATTGTGAGCGCTGTCGCGCTGATCGTGGTGGCCCCTGCGCTGGCTCGCTTTGCGCTGCAGTTCGGGCCCGCGGAGTACTTCTGGGTGGCCGTGTTCGGGTTGAGCAGCGTGGCCAGCTTCCTCGAGTCGTCGACCATCAAGGGCCTCATCAGCGCCGGGATCGGGCTGCTTGTCGCCACCGTGGGCACGGACAAGATCAGCGGGGCCGTTCGCTTTTCGTTCGGCAACGTCAACTTGATGGACGGCTTCCCGGAGATCGTGATCCTCATCGGGCTTTACTCCATTCCTCAGGTGCTCACGATTCTCGAAGAGTGGGCCCGGGGGCTTGCCTACCAGCTCAGCCCCGTGACCGGGAAGGGGAGGCCCCTGTTTTACAACTGGCGGAACCTGTGGCCCGTGTGGCTGCGTTCGTCGCTGATCGGCATCTGGATCGGCATCGTCCCCGGGGCAGGCGGGAACGTCGCGTCGTTCCTCGGCTACAACGAGGCCAAGCGCTCTTCACGGCACCCTGAACGCTTCGGCACCGGCATTCCGGAAGGTGTGGCGGCGTCGGAGACCGCCAACAACGCGGAGACGGCCAGCGCGATGATCCCGATGTTGACGCTGGGAGTTCCGGGCAATGCGGTGACGGCCGTCATGATAGGGGGCCTGCTGGTTCACGGCCTGCACCCGGGGCCGAGCCTGTTTCAAAAGGACGTCATTTCGGTGTACGGCCTCATGATCGGGATGCTTTTGACCAACGTCCTCTTCATGCTCATGGGCTTCTACGGCGCCCGGTTCTTCGCTCAGCTGCTGCGGGTGCCCTCGACGCTCATCGCGCCGCTCATCGTGGCGCTCAGCGCCATCGGCACGTACAGCCTCAACAACTCCATGTGGGACGTCTACGCCATGCTCGCCTTTGGCCTGCTCGGGTACGTCATGCAGAAGCTGCGCATTCCGGTTGCGCCGGCTGTGCTGGCCGTGATCCTGGGCCCGATGGCCGAGTACGAACTGCGCCGGGCGCTGCTCATCGCCGCATCGCCTCTCGAGATCTTCACGCGGCCCATCTCGGCCGTCCTCGCGGTGCTGACGGTGCTCAGCCTGGTGATTCCCGTGATCCGCCGGCCGCGTGCCAGCGGCAGCGCCCGGGGGCAGGAGACGGTGGCCAGCGGATTTTGAGCGCGAAAGCCCCCCTCCTGAGGAGGGGGCCTCAAGCGTGGCAAGCTTTGGGCCGCTTGCGTGAGGGACGGGCAGCAGGGGAGTGGTGGCAGAAGGTGGGCAACGAAGGCGAGGAGAGAGTACCCGAGGCCGTCGCGCTCCTGGGATTTGGCGAGGCAGGGTCGTCGGTGGCAGCCGGCCTGCGCCTGGCGCCAGCGCAACCAGCGCCCCGGATCGTGGCCTTCGATCCGGCCGTGCGGGACGGCGCCAGGGCCCGGTTCCTGCGCGCCAGAGCGCAGGAACTCGCCGTTGGACTCCATGACAGCCCGGGGCCCTGGCTCGGTGAGGCGGGCCTGGTCTTCTCCGCCGTGCCGGGCACCCAGGCCCTGGCGGTAGCGCAGGCAGCGAAACCGTTCATCCGACCCGGAACGGTTTACGTTGACCTCAACACCGCTCCACCCGGCGCCAAGCGCGAAGCCGCCGCGCTGGTCGAGGCGGCCGGCGGGGCTTTTGTGGATGGCGCGGTGCTCGGGTCGTTTCAGGCGGACAGCTTCCGGGTGCCGATCCTGCTCGCCGGGCATGATGCCGAGCGGGTGTCCAGGTGGCTGCTTGCGTACGGCTTCAGGGTACGGGTGATGCCCGGCGGGCGGCCCGGCGACGCTTCGGCCATCAAGCTGCTGCGCAGCGTCTTCATGAAGGGGCTCGAGGCGCTGTGCATCGAGTGTTTGACCGCAGCGGAGCGGGCCGGCCTGCGCACCCAGGTGCTGGAGGCGCTCGGCGACCTGGACAGCCGGCCGATCGGCGCCACCATTGCGACGCTTGTCACAAGCCACCTGCGGCATGCTCCCAGGCGCCTGGAGGAGGTGGAGATCGTCGAACGGATGCTTCGGCAGGACGGCTTTGAGCCCATTCTGACCGAAGCCACGCGGCGCTTTTTCGATCGCACCGTCCGGTCGGGGCCGCTGTGGTCCGACCCTCAAGGCCCGGACCTGGATGAGGCCCTGGGCCGGCTCCTGCCCGTGACCCGGGCGGCGCCGGTGCGGCAAGGGTAGTCCGGCACCGCTCGGATGCGCGGCAGCACTAAAGCCAGTGACATCGCAGCAATCGAATTGATGGAGGTCCTTGCAGCCATGGCTGTTTGGCCCACCTTCGAAAGGCCGGATCCGGCCGTCATAGAGGCTTTCAAAGGGCTGTCGACACCCACGGTGCACGAGGCAATGGGAAAGGGTGGGGCAATGTCCCCGGCCATCAAGCCCCTGTATTCCGGAATGAAGGTGTGCGGCCCGGCGCTGACCGTGAGCTGCCATCCGGGAGACAACCTGCCCATCCACTACGCCGTGACGTTTGCCCGGCCCGGTGACGTGCTGGTGGTCGATACGGGCAACCACGCGGATGCCGGGCCCTGGGGCGACGTCCTCACGACCGCGGCCATGGCCCGGTGCATCGCGGGGCTCGTCATCGACGGATCCGTGCGGGACGCGGAGTCGATCCGGAGCATGGGCTTCCCGGTGTTCGCCAGGGGAACGTGCATGAAGGGCACCACGAAGCAGCTCCCCGGCGACATCAACGTGCCGATCCTCTGCGGCGGCGTGCTGGTCTCGCCGGGCGACCTCGTGCTGGGAGACGACGACGGCGTGGTGGTGGTGCCGAAGGCGCAACTGGTCTCGGTGCTCGAGGCCGCGCGGCAGCGGGAGGCCAAGGAGGAGCGGATGCGCGCCGAACTTCGGGCGGGTAAGACCACCGTCGAACTGCTGGGGCTCGAAGAGGTGCTGCGTGCCACCGGCATGCTGAAGGAGCCGGCCCCGCTGTGATCGTGGCGGTCCTCGACCCGATCCACCCCGAGGCCATGTCCCGCCTTGCCCAGCGCTGCGACGTCATCGGGTGGGATGATCCGAGGGCGGGCGCATGGGCCGAGATGGCGCACGGGGTGATTGTCCGCATCCGCTGCGTGAGCGAGGCGGAGTTGCAGGCGGCCCGGCAGCTCAAGGTCGTGGGGAAGCACGGGGTCGGGGTGGACAACATCGACCTGGGGGCAGCTCGACGGCTCGGCGTTCGGGTCGTGCACACGCCTGGGGCCAATGCACAGGGGGTGGCGGAATTAACGGCCGGCCTGGCGCTGGCCCTGGCCCGGCGCATCGCGCTGGCCGACCGAACCCTCCGGGCAGGCGGGAAGCTCGACCGCGATGGGCTGTGGGGAACCGAACTGTACGGAAAGCGGCTGGGTGTCGTGGGGCTGGGGCAGATCGGCCGCCGGGTGGCGGAACTGTTCCGCGCCGCTTTCTCCATGGAAGTGTGGGGCTACGACCCGTACCTGGCCGCCCCGGAGTGGGAGAGGATCGGAGTGCGGCGGGTCTCGTTCCTGGATGAGTTGCTGCCTGTTGTGGACGTGCTCACGCTGCACCTCCCCCTGACGCCGAGAACAAGGGGGCTCATCGGGCGGCGGGAGCTTGCCCTGATGCGTCCCTCGGCGTTCGTGCTCAACCTCGCACGGGGCGGGATCGTCGACGAGCAGGCCCTGTACGAAGCCCTGAGGTCGGGCCGCCTGGCTGGTGCAGCGAGCGACGTGTTCGAGCAGGAGCCGCCCCCCGCGGATCACCCGCTGTTGACGCTTCCC
Coding sequences within:
- a CDS encoding tripartite tricarboxylate transporter TctB family protein; the protein is LVAFFIAALSVVLLASSLARMVPARRLGERAGTPGRRKEGGSGGAGAEQALPVAWKVVLPTAAAIVAYAALLDRVGFFATTFLFVLGFSYAFARSKPLQLLVAAAGFTAALYVIFVGLFRVPAPPGIAGF
- a CDS encoding tripartite tricarboxylate transporter permease, producing MWDGLVTAIPHVFEWQNVAAMILGTLAGIVFGALPGLTATMGVGLLIPFTFTLDPLTGLLAMAGMYNGAIYGGSVAAVLVGVPGTPASVATVFDGHVMARKGEGTYALQVAAVSSAMGGIVSAVALIVVAPALARFALQFGPAEYFWVAVFGLSSVASFLESSTIKGLISAGIGLLVATVGTDKISGAVRFSFGNVNLMDGFPEIVILIGLYSIPQVLTILEEWARGLAYQLSPVTGKGRPLFYNWRNLWPVWLRSSLIGIWIGIVPGAGGNVASFLGYNEAKRSSRHPERFGTGIPEGVAASETANNAETASAMIPMLTLGVPGNAVTAVMIGGLLVHGLHPGPSLFQKDVISVYGLMIGMLLTNVLFMLMGFYGARFFAQLLRVPSTLIAPLIVALSAIGTYSLNNSMWDVYAMLAFGLLGYVMQKLRIPVAPAVLAVILGPMAEYELRRALLIAASPLEIFTRPISAVLAVLTVLSLVIPVIRRPRASGSARGQETVASGF
- a CDS encoding DUF1932 domain-containing protein; translation: MGNEGEERVPEAVALLGFGEAGSSVAAGLRLAPAQPAPRIVAFDPAVRDGARARFLRARAQELAVGLHDSPGPWLGEAGLVFSAVPGTQALAVAQAAKPFIRPGTVYVDLNTAPPGAKREAAALVEAAGGAFVDGAVLGSFQADSFRVPILLAGHDAERVSRWLLAYGFRVRVMPGGRPGDASAIKLLRSVFMKGLEALCIECLTAAERAGLRTQVLEALGDLDSRPIGATIATLVTSHLRHAPRRLEEVEIVERMLRQDGFEPILTEATRRFFDRTVRSGPLWSDPQGPDLDEALGRLLPVTRAAPVRQG
- a CDS encoding 4-carboxy-4-hydroxy-2-oxoadipate aldolase/oxaloacetate decarboxylase, with amino-acid sequence MAVWPTFERPDPAVIEAFKGLSTPTVHEAMGKGGAMSPAIKPLYSGMKVCGPALTVSCHPGDNLPIHYAVTFARPGDVLVVDTGNHADAGPWGDVLTTAAMARCIAGLVIDGSVRDAESIRSMGFPVFARGTCMKGTTKQLPGDINVPILCGGVLVSPGDLVLGDDDGVVVVPKAQLVSVLEAARQREAKEERMRAELRAGKTTVELLGLEEVLRATGMLKEPAPL
- a CDS encoding hydroxyacid dehydrogenase, whose protein sequence is MIVAVLDPIHPEAMSRLAQRCDVIGWDDPRAGAWAEMAHGVIVRIRCVSEAELQAARQLKVVGKHGVGVDNIDLGAARRLGVRVVHTPGANAQGVAELTAGLALALARRIALADRTLRAGGKLDRDGLWGTELYGKRLGVVGLGQIGRRVAELFRAAFSMEVWGYDPYLAAPEWERIGVRRVSFLDELLPVVDVLTLHLPLTPRTRGLIGRRELALMRPSAFVLNLARGGIVDEQALYEALRSGRLAGAASDVFEQEPPPADHPLLTLPQFVATPHVGAATAESMLRMGMAVVEEVLAVLEGREPRHPVV